TTAGTACATTTGAAAGCAGTTATCTGCTCTTACAGCGTGTCCATGTTGAGTTTCTGCAGTTACTATTtatcatttatttgtttacattaTTCTTCCCTTTAAATGTGGTTGAAGTCAATAAAGTGGGATGTAAGGCTAAAGCGGGGAATGTCGCCCCCTGCTGTTGATAATAAAGAACAACATAGTTTTATAATTAAAAGAcacaaatgtttatttatatattttttattaaaccTTCAACAAGGACAAACattctttatttattatattttgtatacgTATATTCGCCacgtattatttatttatatatgttgtTGTGTACTTCAGGACGGGCGCGATCCACGTTGGGGATCGCATCCTGGCGATCAACAGCAGCAGCCTGAAGGGGAAGCCTCTGAGCGAAGCCATCAGTCTGCTGCAGCAGGCCGGAGAGACGGTCACGCTGAAGATCAAGAAGCAGGGCGACcgtacgtacacacacacacacacacacacacacacacacacacacacacacacacacacagagacacacacagagacacacacacacacacacacacacacacacacacacacacacacacacacacacacacacacacacacacacacacacagagacacacacacacacacacacacacacacacacacacacacacacacacacacacacacagagacacacacacatgcacacacacgcacacacgcacacacacacacacacacacagagacacacacacacacacacacacacacacacacacacacacacacacacacacacacacacacacacacacacagagacacacacacacacacacacacacacacacacacacactcacacacacacacacacacacacacacacacacacacaccacacacacacacacacacacacacacacacacacacacacacacacacacacacacacacactcacactggaTTATCTCTGATGATGGAgccctgtatctctctctctctctctctctctctctctctctctctgcagtggCGAGCCCTAAGTCCTGTTTGATTGGTTCAGGCATGGGGGCGGGGCTTGTGAGGGAACACCAGGACGGCGTTGACGATCCGGTCATCGTGGTTACGCCGCTGTCGGGTCAGCGAGCGTTCAGCACCCTGCCGTCGGTGGACAGCGCCGTGGAGTCCTGGGACGGATCCAACGTGGACAGCTTCACCCCCCCGGGTACTAAGAGACATCCTGTCATGCTCACAGCTGCAGTTGATACCTCTgtagcatgctactctcatgcTGGAGGAGGACACTCAGAGACATTTAGACGTAATAAAATACTTCTGTGTGCTTTCAGCTCCTCCCTTTCAGTCGTCTCCGTACAATTTCCACGACTGGCGCAACGCAAAGACGACAAACAGCCAATCATCTTCCTGCGCTCGCCAGAGAGCCAATCAGCTGTCAGACCTCGGCCTCAGCGACGACGAGTGGGACCGCCCACCAATGGGAGGGTGAGAAGGAGAAAAACAACCAAGAATCATTGATTTATGTTCAATTATTGAGAAAGAAATGAAACGATATTCATATAAACTGGCTTTGTAGATAAAGGAATGAATACACCGAACTTATGCCAGAAATATTCAAAAATCACAAATGTTGTCATGAATTTTTACTAAAATGTGAAATAACTTAACCCACTAACAGCTAATATAGTAAGAACATGTGATAGAGTtactagatagatagatagatagatagatagatagatagatagatccaTAGTATAGCATGCTAGCGTCCCTCATTCAAACCACTGGGAGTTGCTAGCCGCGAGCTAACAGCGATAACAGCAGTGTGTCTCTGTCTGCAGAGCCTATAATCTGCCCAGCGGTTTGATCACCGACTGCAGGTACacactgacctttgaccttaaaccccccctcacctggtgaTCCCTGGTTTAACCCccgcctgacacacacacacacacacacacacacacacacacacacacacacacacacacacacacacacacacacacacacacacacacacacacacctggtggAAGTGTAACGTCGTTCCTCACAACTCCAACCAGCATGACCTGTCCGTCACCAGTTTCctctctcctgtgtgtgtgtgttcttctatttgacctttgacctttgaccCCCAGGTTCAGCGTGGGTCATGATGGGACGGAACCGGATCAGGAAGAGAACTTCTGGTCTCAGGCTTTAGAGGATCTGGAGACATGCGGACAGAGCGGCATCCTCCGAGAGCTGGAGGTGAgcgtaataataaataaatatttaataaaaaGAATTATAATAATACAAGTTATAATTGAACAACATATTTATAatcataatacaaataattatacatttaaaaaggaataatagtaataatattataataaaaattataataattttttttacttttaactCAATTTTGATGATTTTTTTGTACTTTTTAATTTGAAATCCTTAATTTAATCATAATAAAATTTTTACTATTGAATAATTAGTAACAGGACCTTTATTTTGTCTAACCCTTATCTAAAGGATCTTCCACAGTTTTATATTACAGATTCTTCTCCCTCTGTCAGTCGTAAAAATAATTGAATGCTGAAAAGACTCGTTTTTGGGGGAAATTCTGCCATAAAAGTTGAGTTTTTTAAACTTAAAATAGAAATGACTGGTTCTCTTCCAGGAGTCTGGAGAGGAGACGCAGCTCCTCGCTCTGGTACCTCCTTCCTCTCCGAATACTAACTCCTCTCTGTCGTTAGCGTTTCAAACATCGGACATGTTAGCTGTTTCTGAATGTAGCTCTAACCGCACCCCGGCTACAGCTAAACACACCATGGCGACGTCATGTGACATCTCTAGTGACATCACTCTGCTTCAAACCAATCACGTGGCAGCGTCATGTTGCACCGGGCATGGCAGAGTTTGAGCAAGGCATGCTGGGAGAGCTTTTGCAAGGCCTGATGGGTAGTTTTGTTGTCATGAAGCGGATCTGTCCAGTCATGCATGCGTCTGATGAGtccttgattctgattggctgaggaGTAATGAGGGATGTATGAAGACTCGGGTTAAAAGCAAAGCAGGTAAAACATTTAGTAGAGACTAGAAAAATCGTGCTGCggtaatagagtggtgcaggaattagccacctttagcttagcggtggtgacgtgaagtcatgtgaccgtgctgtagttcctttatagcccaccattagccacctttagcttagcggtggtgacgtgaagtcatgtgaccgtgctgtggttcctttatagcccaccattagccacctttagcttagcggtggtgacgtgaagtcatgtgaccgtgctgtagttcctttatagcccaccattagcctcctttagcttagtggtggtgacgtgaagtcatgtgaccgtgctgtagttcctttatagcccaccattagcctcctttagcttagtggtggtgacgtgaagtcatgtgaccgtgctgtagttcctttatagcccaacattagcctcctttagcttagtggtggtgacgtgaagtcatgtgaccgtgctgtagttcctttatagcccaacattagccacctttagcttagcggtgatgtTAATATGTCGAGATTATTCCACTAAACAAAACTGTAGAATCCCATtagctttttgtggagggagtTATTTTGACGCTAACTAAGAAAATAGGTAATCCCTGCACCACTCCATAAGAGTAGTTTCTTGATTCTCTAGTATATCGTTGTAAAGTACAATAGTTTGTGTTTGTTGTCCTGTACTTTTGGTCAGTACGTCCTAAAATTCATCTCAATATCAACCAAGAGTAGCTCCTATCTTTAGATCATGTCAGTAGAAAGATCGTCTTTGTCCAAACCAGTACTGATCCAGTAGATCCTGTATTCAGAAACAATGGTATATCTTAGAAATAGAAACaccattaaagaccttttcTGTCCCGGCATCTTTGGACACCGTTCGGACTCTTTTCCTTCATGGATCCAACGGACTGTCTTCGAATGACCGTCTTGTGATCGTCATTGTTTATTGACTATTCCCAGGCTACCATCATGTCCGGTTCCACGCTCAGTCTGAACCACGACCCGACCCCTCTGCGCAGCACTCTGGGACGCCAGGCCAGCTTCCAGGAGCGAAGCAACTCCAAGCCATCGGTAACCAGAACCGACCTCTGAACTCCCGCTAACTCTTACATTTACATCGTATATTTAAAGTTCTTTTAGGTATTTATTTCTGTATCTTTTCTCAGGTAAACTCTCGGTCCAACACCTTGCCCTCTGACCCCACGCGCCGAGCCTTCGCCATGAGGAAGATGAGGCAGGAAGTCAACGAGATCCTAAACCAGAACCCCGTGGAGCTCCACAAGGTGACGATTGAACCTTTGAGCAAAGCAACGTATCTCTATAAACAGATATGTTTGTAAAGGAAGCATTCCGGTGTCCGTTTATTGTCCAGGTAGTCTTGACCAATTGTGTTTGGTATATTGTTCGTGGTTAGAGCGAAAGAGACAGACGCATCCTCCGAACTGGAATCTAAAACCCATAGACTACAGGTTGACCAAAATgccgttttattatttaaatttgttttatttacagTGAAATAAAGAACAATTTAGTTGTAGGTGTTTCTGTCTTTAAAAACGATTCTATTGCTGCCTACCAAgtttagggttgccagaaactgaccatgatcaaaatcgattattcggcagccctggcgaataataatcgattattcgaccgacccccgagctgtgatagaccaatgtcttttcgcagagcttgcatttaacttgctttggacttgtaagttcgaagtagttccacgaggaggaactctttttacctgccggctgccgctttgttcatctttagtcgcacgggtgagggagagggggggtgggggtgggggcggtgtgtagcgtgctgcagcacgcaggcttcctccaagtttacagtaaaacaaactggtggtgtgaccaatgaccatttacaattattaatactattactattattagcatatatatatattttggttgaaactaagccagaaaaaaaaaaaaaacataaataattaaaaaaatatatataaataaaatcgatttttaaaaataatattcgattatggagactgtagcgaataatcgaataatcgctggcatccctactacCAAGTTGCTAATCAGACTGTAAACCAGTGGTATGAACTAGAGTCAGACTCAATCACACATTTAATGAATTTAGATTTGAATTTACCAAAAAAGACACCAACTTGCGACTTCACTTTGCCTTGAGAAACCAATCCCCAAACCCAAAGGTTCAAAGTATGTTATTTAAAAGTTTGTCACAATgtccttcatttcctgaataCCCCAATGTTCAGGCCAtcttcaggagtacaccccctctcgccccccctctgctggtctgctgaccgcccccaccccacgcctcgtcaccacgggtgctcgggcttttagctgcactgctcccagactctggaactccctccccccgcacatccgacagtcagacacaaCCACCATATTCAAATCCCAAATCTGCTTACTCACTGTAGTGCCCCGCATTATATGTCCCATGtgtgtccacttgactgtctcctccatgatttcctgtttgggtttttttttttttttttatcatgttctgttgcctattagcgtttattttatttatttttaaattattatttttttttttttttttttaaatcgtacggtgtccttgggtgtcatgaaaggcgcctaaaaattaaatatattattattattattattattcattccCAGCAAGCCAACCCTTTATTCCCAAGATCGACTTTGTTGGGTGTCCAATCCAGTTGCTCGAGAGAACCAAGGAGAACCATGATTACATACATGTAATTCTTCTGATTCTTATCTACTATAAGAAAAGAGCATTAAAATGACAAAACAACTAATTGTAGTTTGCAAAGAAAGAGTAGAGTATGACTTGGACTAGTAACTTAAAGTCCAACTTGTGACTCGTTAAACATTAACTTGGTCCCAACTCGACATTGACTGGTTCAGGAAGGCAGAAGTCCTCGCTCGGGCACTCGTTATCCATTGGGTACACCGGAGAACCCTCAGCTGGGCGATGACAAAGTGTCTGGACATCAATCTACTCGCCGTGTTCCTAACAGAGTTTGTGTTTTCTGTTTACAGCTGACTCTAGAAAAAGCCACAGATCTGGAAGATTTTGGGTTCAGTGTTTCTGACGGCATGTTGGACCGCGGCGTCTACGTGAACAACATCCGACCGGGAGGACCAGCAGAGGGCGGCGGCCTCCGAGCTTACGATCGGATACTACAGGTACAAAGACAAAAGGGATCAATAACACCCCTTCAATCTCAGGATGCATCTATTTGTGATCCgctcaagaatggaagtagtcaaaacaaaaagagagaatttgtttgttttttctaaaaattctgtctttttctaaaaattctgactttttctcaaaattctgactttttctaaaaatTCCGTCTTTttctaaaaattctgactttttctcaaaattctgactttttctaaaaatTCCGTCTTTTTCTAAAAATTCTGTCTTTTTCTAAAAATTCTGTCTTTttctaaaaattctgactttttctaaaaattctgtctttttctaaaaatgttgtctttttctaaaaattctgactttttctcaaaattcaaaattctgtctttttctaatttttttgtctttttctaaaaattctgtctttttctcaaaaatttgactttttctcaaaattttgactttttctaaattttttgactttttctaaaaattctgtctttttctaaaaattctgtctttttctcaaaaatttgactttttctcaaaactcTGACTTTTCCCTGATGCTCTTCTcggtcatcacacatcctgtcatgtacaCAGCTACCGTTGAgatacctttgttatcatgttgcTCTCAGATTGGACGAGGACATTCAGAACTTTCCCAACACCCCTCAACACGTGTGAGACCGTTCTGAACCTTTCCGTGTTTTCCAGATTAACCACGTTCGGACTCGGGACTTCGACTGCTGCCTCGTGGTTCCTCTGATCGCCGAGTCTCCGAACCACCTGGAGCTCGTCATCAGCCGAAACCCGACTTCCTCGTCCACCacgctgttgaccaatcacactgACGGCATCTACAACAGCGGCCACTCCCCTCAGCCAATCGGCAGCGACCTCGGACCTTTGGAGCTCTCCATTGGCCAGTTGGAGGACGGCGGTCCAATCAAGTGGAGCCAACCGGGGGACATGTTGGTGGCGGGCCTTGGGATGGGTCAGGTCAATAATAATTCCGTATAGCAGACAAACAATGGATTCAATTAACCAGATTGGACTGGAGAGGCCGACCAAACAGCAAAATGACTGGTTTTGACCAGTCCAAACTGGTTTAGAGTACCCTATGGTGCTACACACACCCTCTGGATGACCTTTGAACTGTTGAGGCAGCCTGAAAGCACACTGATGGACCGGAGCAACTCCTCACCTTTTCACAAGAACCAGTTCTGCATACTGGTCCTTTATTACTGGAGTCACTGGAACTATAACTACTGATCCTACTGGAACCACTATGAGAGAGCTACTGGTCTGACTGGTCCGACATTAATGGGTACTCGAGTCATGGATGCTGATTCTTCTAAAGCCAATGGTTTTACTGGTTTTAGATTAATGGTTACTGGTCCAACTGAAGCCAGAGCCACAGCCAATTAATGGTCCTACTGGCCAAGACACATCGGCTCTGGTCTTATGGTGAGTTCACACCAAATGCAGAGCTGATGCACT
The genomic region above belongs to Pseudochaenichthys georgianus unplaced genomic scaffold, fPseGeo1.2 scaffold_501_arrow_ctg1, whole genome shotgun sequence and contains:
- the grip1 gene encoding glutamate receptor-interacting protein 1, producing the protein TGAIHVGDRILAINSSSLKGKPLSEAISLLQQAGETVTLKIKKQGDLASPKSCLIGSGMGAGLVREHQDGVDDPVIVVTPLSGQRAFSTLPSVDSAVESWDGSNVDSFTPPAPPFQSSPYNFHDWRNAKTTNSQSSSCARQRANQLSDLGLSDDEWDRPPMGGAYNLPSGLITDCRFSVGHDGTEPDQEENFWSQALEDLETCGQSGILRELEATIMSGSTLSLNHDPTPLRSTLGRQASFQERSNSKPSVNSRSNTLPSDPTRRAFAMRKMRQEVNEILNQNPVELHKLTLEKATDLEDFGFSVSDGMLDRGVYVNNIRPGGPAEGGGLRAYDRILQINHVRTRDFDCCLVVPLIAESPNHLELVISRNPTSSSTTLLTNHTDGIYNSGHSPQPIGSDLGPLELSIGQLEDGGPIKWSQPGDMLVAGLGMGQVNNNSV